A genomic region of Xiphophorus couchianus chromosome 9, X_couchianus-1.0, whole genome shotgun sequence contains the following coding sequences:
- the LOC114151122 gene encoding cell number regulator 10-like isoform X2: MSETPPIAWKSGLFDCFEDVNTCCYGFWCCPFLACTVSRRFGENYCLPLCDMLCPVVFAACGMPLFFTPAALSLRASIRNKHGIKGSLCEDIFASCCCVWCSWCQMHRELKEYTPVVVIVQQPQTQQPPTVVNMQTNPVMTVNQNSASPPGGFQNPVGFQNFPESPPWFQNCPQYPGGFQNSQTPVSFQNPAQSPTGLQNENDLDFKE, from the exons ATGTCAGAAACTCCCCCGATAGCCTGGAAAAGTGGTCTATTTGACTGCTTTGAAGACGTGAATACTT GTTGCTATGGCTTCTGGTGTTGCCCTTTCCTTGCCTGCACCGTTTCAAGAAGATTTGGAGAGAATTACTGTTTGCCTTTATGCGACATGTTATGTCCTGTTGTGTTTGCTGCCTGTGGAATGCCTCTGTTTTTCACCCCTGCAGCACTGTCTTTGAGGGCCTCCATTCGTAACAAACACGGAATAAAG GGTTCCCTGTGCGAAGACATATTTGCTTCCTGTTGCTGTGTCTGGTGCTCCTGGTGTCAGATGCATCGTGAGCTAAAGGAGTACACTCCTGTTGTTGTCATTGTGCAGCAGCCCCAGACACAGCAGCCACCAACTGTGGTCAAC aTGCAGACTAATCCTGTCATGACGGTTAACCAAAACTCTGCTTCACCTCCTGGCGGTTTTCAAAACCCTGTTGGGTTTCAAAACTTTCCCGAAAGCCCTCCTTGGTTTCAGAATTGTCCTCAATATCCTGGTGGGTTTCAAAACTCTCAAACTCCTGTTAGTTTTCAAAATCCTGCTCAAAGTCCTACAGGACTACAAAATGAAAACGATCTTGATTTTAAAGAGTAA